The DNA sequence GAGCTACTAACCCTGATTAACAACCTCAGAGAGAACAGAGACCAGCTACTAACACGACCAAAAAGATAAAGAACAGAAATCTGTTGAACGAGAGAGACCAGACAATAAATCAACTTTCAATTCTTTGTAAAAAGGATGTAGTTTGGTTGTGGTCTCAGTAACTTGTCGTTTCTTTGAGTAAACTATCTGCTAGAAGTTACAGGTGGTTGAGAGTAGAAGTCTTCATGGGTCCACTTAGGTCTGAGAAACAAGTGTGTTTGCAGACCAGGGGGAATATTACAGAAACCTCCTAACTTAACAAAACATCCTAAAAACTGTCTTAACTTTAGGACAACCCCACAGCTGTCCTAacttcaaaattatttgaaagctAACGGAAAAAGAAAACGCTTACAACTGCACTGTCCAACATGGCATTACAGTTATTAAtacttgaaaatgaaaaacagagAAGTTTAATGGCAGGAAGACTCTTGGAGGACCCTGAAGATGTGTTACATTTTGATGACAAAACACTAATAAGTAAATTTCGGAAACTCTTGCCCACTCCCTCTCTGTCTTCGTGAGTGAGCGAAGGTGAAAATTGACCAAATATTACCGGCTTTGCCTTTTCCACTGAACTTATCAGTTCTTGATGATCTTGATGATATGATTAAAAATTTTGTAAGATAGGACAAGAATCTCAAATCAAGTTAAGATTTGCTTCTGTATTAcgaatttgtgaaaaatgctaatttaaagTATCATATCTTAATTTAAGACCTAAGATAAGAAACTTTCTGTAATACGCCCCCAGGCCCTCAAACATAAACTAACATACACTATATACAGCAGTAATATAAAATGAAAGGTTTTCTTTGTGATTACacggtataaaaataaatggtaacactttacaataaggtgtcatttgttaacattagttaatgtattaactaatatgaacaaacaatgaacaatacatgtattacactatttattattctttgttcatgttagttaatgaaaatagagttgttcattgtctgttcatgttagttcaccgtgcattaactaatgttaacaagcacaactcttgattttaataatgcattagtaaattctgaaattaacattaactaagattaataaatgctgtagaagtattgttcattcttagttcattttaactaatgtagttaactaaggtgaactaatgaaccttattgtaaagtgttaccatataaatattactttattGCTAATAAATGGATGTGTTCTTTGTCACACATGCACTGTATGTTGTTCGCACGTCTCCTTCCGTTTAGTTCTAACTAGTgttaaaaacagaataaaaaagcaGAGCCATCAGTCTAGACAGACCAAAACAGGAACAATATTCAGCATTAGCAGAATGTTCAGTTTGTCagttaatcaaacaaacaaatgccaaactaattaactaattcaaattaagaaaaaaaaaaaaaaattattgcgGGGGTATTATTGCTgcaggctgcatggatgggcagggagtttttgcacagaacagaaccattcCGCCAAACCAAACTTTATGCTAAGTATCTATCATTTTGATGATAGTGGCCCtgacagaaataattttaataagtaaagattctgaaagtattgaaggagatccaataataattgaatatatatttacagtagcaacaacaaatgttattttattatatgatatgattaatatcatgtttttaaatacgatggtttcattctaaacatgatgattatctctaatatagACACCGAACataatatgatatttaccatctgaatctcaccatgtcatgtcaacaaatggaaaagtcagccatttattaattatcatgttaattactgtgcgcctttagTGCGCCTTTATGACaccttttagtttttttttcacacattgACCACAACTTTGTTTCTCGCTGGTGTTAAAAGAACACAAGCACTGACTATTAAACACATCTATTCAGGAACAAGGAACCACATAAGTTTAATGTTAGATGGTTAAAGAGCAAAAATGTCTGATGATATTTATGACGATGCCTTCGGGACAGAGACTGAAGgaatgaagagagagagaatggagATGACGGTGGATATCTATGAGAGTGCAGATCATGTGAGAGATCATGACTTCAGGACAGAGACAAAGATACATCAACCACTTCAGCGTACAGGTAATCACATTCATTTCTTTGATTAAATGTTCCAGTTTACACGTTCAGTCATTTAACATCATGTCTGTGGTGTTCAGGAAGATCAGAAGCTCCAGAGCAGCTCCAATGTGTTTGGTGCTGCTGTGTGTTCTTCCGATGTTATTATAGgactttacagtaaaatatatggGAATATACCGGAACATATAATGTgatgtattaaataaaacatttccatATTACTGGAAACTAgtgcaaatatttttaaatatactgcaATATATACATGGACCATGTGATACCTGTacatataaaaactatatagcaATCAAGACAAAACTGTACTACATTTTCACTTGTAGTAACTTTATATACCAAATCAGTTTATTTCTCTTTGTAGAGTTAATGCATGGGTTTATATGAAGCTGAACACATATTCTGAACACATAtaacttatttcagtttatattttgcatagtTATACATTTCATCTATGAAAATAGTGTttactgaaaacaaatattaaaattttgaatgtCGTGTTAAAATCATGGAAGTCATGGTATTAGGTGCTATATCACGATATATATTTTCCTCATAACTGCGTGAGAACTGTATGAGAAAGAACAACAGAATGAAAGCTCATTTACTACCCTCACTGTCATAATCAGGAAGTTAGTCAATGAACTAATGCCACAGAGTGTGAGAAGTTGCATTGATctggcttctgaaaattcacAGAGATCAGATTCAGTTTCTGAAGATACAAAGATTAAAACCCTACAGTCCATTGTTTGCTATTTATCGACAAATTGAGCCACAGATGCAGACCAGACAGCACTGACCTCAGAACAGTTTCGTTCTACTATTCTCAGCGACTCTGGAAATAGCATTTGAAAGAAGCAGCCATtataaacaaacattcaaataaacaaCACAGATGTTGAGCACCTATTAAgttacattattaaattcatTGGAATAAGTCAGGTGACTTTTCTCTCAAGTGTTAATTTGAACCTGGCTGCTACATTTAATCATATTATGGCCATGACACGTGAACATAATTATGCACGTTAATTGGTATGAAACCAATAGTATGTCATATGCTCTTGTCAAAATCAAAAACAGAAACAGATGCATTTACAAGCCTTTGATGACTCGAGGTGGTGAATCATCATATAatactttctttacagacaaaactagatcgatcagtggtcagttttcacctccacgcacacaggaccctcaacctaccacatccactgctaaaactcccatcttctctttctgtcccctcactgaagctgaagtatccaagcttcttctctccaaccatcctacaacatgtcctcttgacccaatcccctcacaccttctccaagcaatctcacccacactcttaccggcactcacacacatcatcaacatccctcctcacaggcaacttccccactgcgttcaagcaggctcgggtaaccccactgctcaaaaaacctacattaaacacttctcttatagaacactatagacctgtctctctccttccgttcatagcgaaaacacttgaacgagttgtcttcaaccaagtctcactgtttctttcacagaacgacaaactggatgctaaacagttaggtttcaggaggggccattcaactgagactgcgcttctctcggtcactgaagccctgcgaattgaaaaagcccattccaaatcatcagtcctcattctgctggatctatctgccgcttttgacactgtcaatcatcagatactcctgtccactctctcatcactgggcatcactggcattccacttcgctggtttgaatcctatctcactggtaggtctttcagggtggcctggggaggggaggtatccaaagcacatcaactggtcactggggttcctcagggatcagttcttggacccctcctcttctccacatacactacatcactgggtcccatcatataggcacatggattctcataccattgctacgctgatgacacacagctctatctctcttttcaaccagatgatccaacggtagctgcaaggatctcaggttgcctggcggacatctcggcatggatgaaagaacatcacctgcagctcaacctggcaaagactgagcttcttgtcctccctgccactccgactctacagcatgacttcacgatccagttaggttcatcaacaataaccccatcaacttcggtcagaaatcttggtgtaatctttgatgatcagctgaccttcaaagaccacattgcaaagactgctcgatcttgcaggtttgcactatacaacatcagaaagatcaggccctttctgacagagcatgctgcacaacttcttgtccaggcccttgtcatttctaggctggactattgcaatgctcttctggctggacttccgtcaaacacagtcaaacctctacaaatgattcagaatgcagcggcacgactggtcttcaacgagcccaaaagagcccatgtcacacctctctttatctccctgcactggctaccagtcgcggctcgcatcaagttcaagacactgatgattgcatatagaacaaccactggctcagcacccgtttacttgcactctattaacaaactacatcccctccagaaatctgagatctgctagtgagcgacgcctcgtggtaccatcacagagaggctcaaaatcactctccagaacattctcgttcaccgttcctggctggtggaatgatcttcccacccctatccggaatgctggatccctgtcaatcttcaagcaacaactgaaaactcatctctttcgacagcactggacttcatcctaaacttaaaaaattatctttacttattccttcctttggtagtttgtatttatttgaacaatgcctgagacttggtgttgcaagcacttcgtctgtctgattgcctcttcaagatgaatcgctttatgtattccccaattgtaagtcgctttgaataaaagcgttTGCAAAAtcactaaatgtaaatgtaaaatgtaataagcCAATCAAAAGCAAGAACGAGGTGTATAAGGCATGAAGTCAGATTAATTTGCAATGGATCATGGCCAAGTAATGGATTTAATTTCAGCCTCTAAGAAAAACCTTCACAGCAAGAATTTTAATGAGGAAGCTTGACATGGACGATAGCatcttaaagtatattttcatttagcATGCACTGCACCACACCAGATTTTGAATTAAACTACcatattgtcccgaatataagacgaccctgattataagacgacccccctttttccagatgtacctgtttctctctctctctctgtaaaacacatttattcttaaatttcatattgcatatttttccaattctaatttttgttttgaaagtatggtaaatactggtaaaatgtatcaacaatgacattgaaaaattttgatataccattgaaataacaggtagcccatctgaattatataacaattaggctatcaatctcatagtagcctaccaaaatgttattatcagtagaagtgaaatcttatcgtagtcttcaaatctgggtactatcttatgttttaaaatcacttacagaggaagtttggtcccatcaggctaacatgacagtcacgatcatgctgctgtaagcttttctttttcatttgttttcattcgcgatctttacaacacatacattacatatttcatggcacactcgttttatgcgtttttggcgccaactattgttgtgggtgtattattgacatgtcaaagtctagaccccgaatataagacgaacgcgttttttcagatgtatttccatggaaaaaacattgtcttatattcgggtcaatacggtattcaTTTTGGTAATAAAACACTTACAATTTCTTCCATTCGCAGTCCATTTTCCTGGCCTAGTGTTTTCAGTAATGACACATCTCTTAGACCCCACTCTGGATTTCTGTAAaacaaaattgttaaaaacaataTGATACAGGGTAAAATTGTAAGAGAACTTGTATTAAGATCTTTGATGTTATCCTTTGGGAATCACATAGCAAAAAAAcctgtgtattgcaatacagaCACTGATGGAACACGGGATAAGGACAGACAAGAGAAAACAAACTCAACACACAGGTACAAATACAACTACACTTTCAATATTGTATGTAGAAATTAAAAAACTTTCTTCATGTCTGTCATCATCAGGAAGTGATTCAGAGAGGATCAGAAGATACAGAGcagctgtagtgtgttttgttCTGCTGTGTGTTCTTCTGCTGACTGCAGTCATAGTGCTGTGTGTCCACATCcacacaaacaacacaaactACACACAAGAGACACACCAGCTACTAACCAACATCACCAACCTCACAGAAGAAAGAGACAATCTACGAACCAACATCACCAACCTCACAGAAGAAAGAGACAATCTACGAACCAACATCACCAACCTCACAGAAGAAAGAGACAATCTACGAACCAACATCACCAACCTCACAGAAGAAAGAGACAATCTACTAACCAACATCACCAACCTCACAGAAGAAAGAGATAAACATGCAAATCTGTTGAACAAGAGAGACCAGCTAATAAATCAGCTTCCAATTCTTGGTAAAGACGGTAAGTTTATTCATTCTATATACTTGGGTTGTGGTCTCAGTAACTTTTAGTGTACACCAGGGCTGGAGTGGGACTCATTTTCAGCCCTGGAGGTTCATGCCTTAGATCTGCccactttgttttttgtttttttgtactgGCCTTTTCAGTGCCTCCTTTGCACTTtctattatacatttttatctaatatttttgctcgcatatctccAACAATGACTTTTCAGCAAGGCTCTGTTGTCAGGGGAGTCAACAGATAATTACGTCATCATTACCAATTAACTtcagaaatggaaaataagGGAAAATTGTGATTCTATTTCTTATTCTTTACGAAAATAGTGTTTATTCTTGTAGAAAGTCCCCCGGTttcagacaaggcttaagcctagtccctcactaaaatgtaagtctgagctgttttaactgaaagaaacttgcactgattgATCTTGAAATATGTCAGTGCCCTTGTTTTGTCttaagatgcacaccagtaatgttttttctaaggcatgtcTATAAAAATTAGTTTAAAATCCGAATTGAACTATGACTTAATCCTGGCTTAagctaaaccctgtctgtgaaaacGGGCCAATAAGTGTTTATTCTTTAAGAAAATAAGGGACAGAATAAGGGACGTTACAAATATTTGTACTGTACCATAATGTAGGCCTAAGTCTGCCTGCAGTTAAAATGTTCTCAGAAATAATCACAATTGTTTTGCTTAACCTATTTATGTACAATTATTCTTGTTTTATGTCATACAAAAAATGTCATTGGCCTGAGTAAATTGTACCATTATAGAATTGTGACTTCAGACGTGTAATTTAGGAGGTgaaaatactgtgaaattacAAATTGCATGAAATTTGAAAGTGTAACAACTGAAGGTCTTTGAAACGTCAGTCAatcaagcatttttaaaaataatggcaCTGAAAGTTTTGAACTGAAATACTATTGCAACTACAGcctttgaatgaatgaaaatgcatatttttcaattaaagaaAACTTGTAGAGTGTGGGCCGCTTCTGGTGCTTGGATTTGTACTTCAATAATGAGGTCCAAGTTTGAGAATAGCCTACactagaattattattattacttttttttgtaatgcattttttccCTCTCTATGTAACAgcattaaattacaattaaatacatCTTCCCTCAGGTAGATTAAATGTTTTCCTGCCAT is a window from the Onychostoma macrolepis isolate SWU-2019 chromosome 03, ASM1243209v1, whole genome shotgun sequence genome containing:
- the LOC131534596 gene encoding asialoglycoprotein receptor 1-like; amino-acid sequence: MGPLRAKMSDDIYDDAFGTETEGMKRERMEMTVDIYESADHVRDHDFRTETKIHQPLQRTGSDSERIRRYRAAVVCFVLLCVLLLTAVIVLCVHIHTNNTNYTQETHQLLTNITNLTEERDNLRTNITNLTEERDNLRTNITNLTEERDNLRTNITNLTEERDNLLTNITNLTEERDKHANLLNKRDQLINQLPILGKDDQWIYYQFSFYYMSNETKSWTESRRYCTERRADLIIINNREEQDFVMKITDKREFWIGVTDAYEEGRWKWVDDTNMTSGFWASSGEIKEPNGGRLENCAVTYLKKNPAVLGWHDVKCNDAYQWICEKSILPLIQS